From Aspergillus fumigatus Af293 chromosome 5, whole genome shotgun sequence, a single genomic window includes:
- a CDS encoding snoRNA-binding rRNA-processing protein PWP2: protein MKTDFKFSNLLGTVYRKGNLLFTPDGNCLLSPVGNRVTVFDLVQNTSYTLPFSHRTNIDRLDLSPRGNLLLSVDENGRAILTNFVRRIVIHHFSFKGRVTALKFSSTGRHFAVGVGRRLQIWHTPSTPGTDNNGEIEFAPFVLHRDLAAHFDVIQDIEWSRDSRFLLTASKDLTARIWSLDPEEGFEPTTLAGHRQGVKAAYFTADQESIYTISSDGALFRWEYVTKKDPDTMEDIAEARWRIVKKDYFMQNDAKVNCATFHAPSNLLVVGFSNGLFGLYDLPDFNPIHQLSVSQSNIDFVTVNKSGEWLAFGSSKHGQLLVWEWQSESYILKQQGHLDSMNALAYSPDGQKIVTAADDGKVKVWDVKSGFCIVTFTEHSSGVTACKFAKKGSVLFTASLDGSVRAWDLIRYRNFRTFTAPSRTSFTSLAVDPSGEVICAGSPDSFDIHVWSVQTGQLLDQLSGHEGPVSSLAFAADGNHLASGSWDRTVRVWSIFGRTQTSEPLQLMSDILDVAFRPDGKQVAASTLDGQLTFWSVDNAVQEGGIDGRRDVSGGRKMGDRVTAANSAATKHFNCITYSADGSCILAGGNSKHICLYDVRSGALLKKYTVSVNTSLDGTQEFLNSRDLTEAGPRGLIDETGEASDLEDRIDRSLPGAKRGDAGTRKTRPEVRVTAVDFSPTGRAFCAASTEGLLVYSLDTEFVFDPFDLDLDITPTTILATLDAAKKAHSMNTADDDNTFLKALVMAFRLNESKLIRAVYEAIPPSEIPLVVRALPTVYLSRFLRFVAQSAEETPHLEFNLRWIESLLSIHGRYFKDNSGTLATELRAIQRAVDDIRENLRKLTEKNLYDLNYLLSKPVLADKINGVPKAIQDYDAILVDGEDARMSDVDGDDREGEWVGLE, encoded by the exons ATGAAGACAGATTTCAAG TTCTCCAACCTTCTGGGGACGGTATATCGCAAAGGAAATCTTCTCTTCACTCCCGATGGAAACTGCTTGCTTTCCCCAGTAGGCAATAGGGTCACAGTTTTCGACCTTGTCCA GAACACATCATACACACTTCCATTCTCCCATCGCACCAATATCGATCGTTTAGATCTTTCGCCCCGCGGCAACCTTCTGCTCTCCGTTGACGAGAATGGTCGTGCTATCTTGACGAATTTCGTTCGCAGGATTGTAATTCACCACTTCTCCTTTAAAGGTCGAGTCACTGCGCTCAAATTTTCGTCAACGGGTCGTCATTTCGCTGTCGGAGTGGGAAGAAGGTTGCAGATCTGGCACACACCATCGACCCCGGGTACCGATAATAACGGAGAGATCGAATTCGCACCCTTTGTTCTGCACCGAGATCTTGCCGCCCATTTTGATGTCATTCAGGATATTGAGTGGTCCAGAGACTCACGCTTCCTCCTTACCGCATCCAAAGACCTCACAGCACGGATATGGAGTTTAGATCCGGAAGAGGGCTTCGAACCCACCACCCTGGCCGGCCACCGTCAAGGCGTGAAGGCAGCCTATTTCACAGCGGATCAAGAATCC ATCTACACAATCAGTTCGGATGGAGCTCTTTTCAGGTGGGAGTACGTGACTAAGAAAGATCCGGATACGATGGAAGATATTGCCGAAGCTCGTTGGCGGATTGTCAAAAAGGATTACTTCATGCAGAACGATGCCAAGGTTAACTGTGCTACTTTCCACGCCCCCTCGAATCTCTTGGTTGTAGGTTTCTCCAACGGCCTTTTCGGCCTGTACGATCTGCCGGACTTCAACCCGATCCATCAACTGAG TGTTTCTCAGAGTAATATCGATTTCGTGACAGTCAACAAGTCCGGTGAGTGGTTGGCTTTTGGCTCGTCGAAGCATGGTCAATTGCTCGTGTGGGAATGGCAATCAGAGTCCTATATCTTGAAGCAGCAGGGTCACTTGGATTCGATGAACGCTCTTGCCTACTCCCCAGACGGGCAAAAGATTGTTACTGCCGCGGATGATGGAAAAGTAAAGGTCTGGGATGTCAAGTCCGGCTTTTGCATTGTCACATTCACCGAGCATTCGAGCGGAGTCACCGCGTGCAAGTTTGCCAAGAAAGGAAGCGTTCTATTTACCGCATCCCTGGATGGCTCAGTGAGGGCATGGGATCTCATTCGCTATCGCAACTTCCGAACCTTCACTGCACCATCCCGGACGTCTTTCACCTCTCTCGCCGTCGACCCAAGTGGTGAGGTCATTTGTGCGGGGTCACCGGATTCTTTCGATATCCATGTGTGGTCAGTACAGACAGGAcagctccttgaccagttGTCCGGTCATGAAGGGCCTGTGTCGTCTCTCGCGTTCGCGGCAGACGGCAACCATCTAGCTAGCGGCAGCTGGGACCGTACTGTCCGAGTATGGAGCATTTTCGGAAGGACGCAGACTAGCGAACCTTTGCAGCTCATGTCAGATATTCTGGATGTGGCATTCCGGCCTGACGGGAAGCAGGTTGCCGCATCTACTCTTGACGGTCAGTTGACCTTTTGGTCTGTGGATAACGCAGTCCAGGAAGGAGGCATTGATGGTCGTCGCGATGTGTCCGGCGGCCGCAAGATGGGCGATCGTGTGACAGCCGCGAACTCAGCAGCAACCAAACATTTCAACTGCATCACATACAGCGCTGACGGCTCTTGTATCCTGGCTGGAGGCAACAGCAAGCACATTTGCCTGTACGATGTGAGGTCGGGCGCACTGCTGAAGAAATACACAGTCAGTGTCAACACTTCTCTGGACGGCACCCAGGAATTCCTGAACAGTCGTGATTTGACAGAGGCTGGCCCTCGAGGTCTCATTGACGAGACAGGCGAAGCCTCAGATCTGGAAGATCGCATTGACCGCAGCCTTCCCGGCGCGAAACGTGGCGATGCTGGAACGCGTAAAACTCGACCAGAAGTGCGTGTCACTGCAGTCGACTTCTCCCCAACCGGGCGTGCATTTTGTGCCGCTTCGACGGAAGGTCTTCTAGTGTACAGTCTCGACACCGAATTTGTCTTCGATCCGTTTGACCTTGATCTCGATATCACTCCCACCACTATCCTTGCCACCCTTGATGCTGCTAAGAAGGCGCACTCCATGAACACAGCAGACGATGACAATACGTTTTTGAAAGCACTAGTCATGGCTTTCCGTCTTAACGAGTCGAAACTGATTCGCGCTGTCTATGAGGCTATTCCACCCTCAGAGATTCCTCTTGTGGTGCGCGCACTGCCAACTGTCTACCTTTCTCGCTTCCTGCGATTCGTAGCCCAGTCCGCTGAAGAAACGCCTCACCTGGAGTTCAACTTGCGGTGGATTGAATCTCTCCTGAGCATCCATGGTCGCTACTTCAAGGATAATTCAGGCACGCTCGCAACAGAACTGCGTGCCATACAGCGTGCTGTTGATGACATTCGGGAGAACTTGAGGAAGTTGACGGAAAAGAATTTGTACGATCTCAATTATCTCCTCTCGAAACCGGTACTTGCAGACAAAATTAATGGCGTTCCGAAAGCCATTCAAGATTACGATGCGATACTCGTGGACGGCGAGGATGCGCGCATGTCTGAtgtagatggagatgataGGGAGGGGGAATGGGTTGGCCTTGAATGA